The Candidatus Sysuiplasma acidicola genome includes the window CTGTCCGTTCAGAAGACAGGTAATCAACTTTGCCCAGTGTGAATTCTGCAGCAGAAGCATCATACCCATACAGAAATGTCTCTTTGATCCGATATGCGATGGCGAGCTGTGTGACTGGGAACTGTGCAGGAGAGAACACATGGTTTACATCGCATTCTATGGCAGCAAGACCAAGGTCGGCATGACGAGCAGCAGCAGACTCAGGGAGCGATTGATTGAGCAGGGGGCAGACGCGTATTTCACTGTGGGAACCTTCCGTTCAAGGAAGGCTGCAAGGGAAATGGAGAAAAAAATCAGTTCGGGCCTATCAATAGCCCAGATGCACAGATCCGCTGATCTCATGCAGGAACTCCAGTACGGCCCCGATTACGCAGACATCGACAGATTGTACAGCAGCATCGCTGCCGGGATAAGAGAGCATTTTGGCTTGTCCCCATCTGACATGGTGACACTGAAGGATTATCCCATCAGGCAACCACTGGAGTCGAAACCGACGTACAGCAAACTGGTAGGTGTTCACGAAGGAGAAGTGATAGGAGTCAAGGGAAGAATGCTGCTCTATAGAAACGATGGCATCAGGGCACTGAATATGGCCGCATTGCCTTCGCGAGTCATAACACGCATTTGAAAATGCGCGTTTATTGAAAGGCTGGAGTGCCTGCCTCGTTAAATTCGGATAAGAATTAAACTCACCCAAATAATGAATAGGATGCTTGACATTGCATGGGTATTTATTTCAGCTCACCGTTATTGGCGTGAGGTGTTGAAACAGATGGCCGGCAAAATCTCGATCTATACCGACGACGACCTTGCCCAGATTATTGCCAGGGAGGATACGGTAAATGCCGTCGTTTCAGAAGTCGAGGAGTTCATGCGTGACAAGCGCAAGGGACTGGTAGTTTCACCGCCCCGTTTCACATGCGAAACCAACGAGGGAAAGCTCGTCGTGACCGCCGGGGCGAGCGAGAGAAAAAGGGAGATTGGACTGAGGGTTTATTCGACGTACGGACAGCTTACTCTTGAGCAGCAGGTGACCGTCATATACAACATGAACGGAGAAATCAGGGGGATGTTTGTAGGTGAGGACATTGGGAGACTGCGTACAGCTGCAATTAATGCTGTCGCGGTAAAACACCTCTCCAGGCATGATTCGAAAACACTCGGAGTCATCGGGAGCGGCAAGCAGGCCAGATCTGTTGT containing:
- a CDS encoding DUF2797 domain-containing protein, giving the protein MFISADKLLTVEKAEKMHAISFDWDEYAPRFLTYSFGSSRLQEIELDVISFTVSDEQYCIGSFRSDGYRPCPFRRQVINFAQCEFCSRSIIPIQKCLFDPICDGELCDWELCRREHMVYIAFYGSKTKVGMTSSSRLRERLIEQGADAYFTVGTFRSRKAAREMEKKISSGLSIAQMHRSADLMQELQYGPDYADIDRLYSSIAAGIREHFGLSPSDMVTLKDYPIRQPLESKPTYSKLVGVHEGEVIGVKGRMLLYRNDGIRALNMAALPSRVITRI